A genomic window from Macaca mulatta isolate MMU2019108-1 chromosome 19, T2T-MMU8v2.0, whole genome shotgun sequence includes:
- the ZNF442 gene encoding zinc finger protein 442 isoform X1: MLAAGSLGENPGHRGSREMDSVAFEDVAVNFTREEWALLGPSQKTLYRDVMWETIRNLNCIGMKWEDTDVEDQHKNPRRSLRCLIVERFSESNQIPGSTVNEKTRGVDPCESSVHGEVIMGCSFLNCYITFDAGHKPDECQEYGEKPHTHKQCGTTFNYHHSFQTQERPHTGKKRYDCKECGKTFSSSGNLRRHIIVQRGGGPYICKLCGKAFFWPSLFRIHERTHTGEKPYECKQCFKAFRIYSSYLRHERTHTGEKPYECKHCSKAFPDYSSYVRHERTHTGEKPYTCKQCGRAFSVSSSLRIHERTHTGEKPYECQQCGKAFHHLGSFQRHMIRHTGDGPHKCKICGRGFDCPSSLQSHERTHTGEKPYECKQCGKALSHRSSFRSHMIMHTGDGPHKCKVCGKAFVYPSVFQRHERTHTGEKPYECKECGKAFRISSSLRRHETTHTGGKPYKCKCGKAFIDFYSFQNHKTTHTGEKPYECKECGKAFSCFTYLSQHKRIHTAEKPYECKTCKKAFSHFGNLKVHERIHSGEKPYECKECRKAFSWLTCLLRHERIHTGKKSYECQQCGKAFTRSRFLQGHERIHTGEKMHECKECGKTLSSLSSLHRHKRTHWRDTL, translated from the exons ATGCTGGCAGCGGGGAGCCTTGGGGAGAACCCGGGACACCGCGGAAGCCGGGAAATG GATTCAGTTGcctttgaggatgtggctgtgaacttCACCCGGGAAGAGTGGGCTTTGCTGGGTCCATCACAGAAGACTCTGTACAGAGATGTGATGTGGGAAACCATTAGGAACCTGAACTGTATAG GAATGAAATGGGAAGACACAGACGTTGAAGATCAGCACAAAAATCCCAGGAGGAGCCTAAG ATGTCTTATCGTAGAGAGATTCAGTGAAAGTAACCAGATTCCAGGTAGTACTGTGAATGAAAAAACTCGTGGAGTAGATCCCTGTGAAAGCAGTGTGCATGGAGAAGTCATCATGGGTTGTTCATTCCTTAATTGCTACATCACGTTTGATGCTGGACACAAACCAGATGAGTGTCAGGAATATGGAGAAAAGCCACATACACATAAACAATGTGGGACAACCTTCAATTATCACCACTCTTTTCAAACACAGGAAAGACCTCACACTGGAAAGAAACGCTATGattgtaaggaatgtgggaaaacctTCAGTTCTTCGGGAAACCTTCGAAGACACATAATAGTACAACGTGGAGGTGGACCTTATATATGTAAGTTGTGTGGAAAAGCCTTTTTTTGGCCTAGTTTATTTCGTATACATGaaagaactcacactggagagaaaccgtaTGAATGTAAGCAGTGTTTTAAAGCCTTCCGTATTTACAGTTCCTATCTAAGACATgaaagaacacacactggggagaAACCATATGAATGCAAGCACTGTTCTAAAGCCTTCCCTGATTACAGTTCCTATGTAAGACATGaaagaactcacactggagagaaaccttatacATGTAAACAATGTGGAAGAGCCTTCAGTGTTTCCAGTTCCCTTCGAATACATGaaagaactcacactggagagaaaccctatgaatgtcagCAATGTGGGAAAGCATTTCATCATCTGGGAAGCTTTCAAAGACACATGATAAGGCACACTGGAGATGGACCTCATAAATGTAAGATATGTGGGAGAGGCTTTGATTGTCCTAGTTCACTGCAAAGTCATGaaagaactcacactggagagaaaccctatgaatgcaaGCAGTGTGGAAAAGCATTATCTCATCGCTCAAGCTTTCGAAGTCACATGATAATGCACACTGGAGATGGACCTCATAAATGCAAGgtatgtgggaaagcctttgtTTATCCCAGTGTATTTCAAAGACATGAAAGGActcatactggtgagaaaccctatgaatgtaaggaatgtggtaAAGCCTTCCGTATTTCTAGTTCCCTTCGAAGGCATGAAACAACTCATACTGGAGggaaaccctataaatgtaaatgtgggaaagcctttattgatttctattcctttcaaaatcacaaaacaactcacactggagagaagccatatgagtgtaaggaatgtgggaaagcatTCAGTTGTTTCACATACCTTTCTCAACATAAAAGGATCCACACAGCTGAAAAACCTTATGAGTGTAAAACATGTAAGAAAGCCTTCAGTCATTTTGGTAACTTAAAAGTCCATGAAAGGATTCACTCTGGAGAGAAACcgtatgaatgtaaggaatgcaGGAAAGCATTCTCTTGGCTCACTTGCCTTCTACGACATGAAAGAATTCACACTGGAAAGAAATCTTATGAATGTCAACAATGTGGTAAAGCTTTCACTCGTTCCCGTTTCCTTCAAGGACATGAAAggattcacactggagagaagatgcatgaatgtaaggaatgtgggaaaacacTGAGTTCTCTCAGTTCCTTGCATAGACATAAAAGGACTCACTGGAGAGATACTCTATAA
- the ZNF442 gene encoding zinc finger protein 442 isoform X2, with product MWETIRNLNCIGMKWEDTDVEDQHKNPRRSLRCLIVERFSESNQIPGSTVNEKTRGVDPCESSVHGEVIMGCSFLNCYITFDAGHKPDECQEYGEKPHTHKQCGTTFNYHHSFQTQERPHTGKKRYDCKECGKTFSSSGNLRRHIIVQRGGGPYICKLCGKAFFWPSLFRIHERTHTGEKPYECKQCFKAFRIYSSYLRHERTHTGEKPYECKHCSKAFPDYSSYVRHERTHTGEKPYTCKQCGRAFSVSSSLRIHERTHTGEKPYECQQCGKAFHHLGSFQRHMIRHTGDGPHKCKICGRGFDCPSSLQSHERTHTGEKPYECKQCGKALSHRSSFRSHMIMHTGDGPHKCKVCGKAFVYPSVFQRHERTHTGEKPYECKECGKAFRISSSLRRHETTHTGGKPYKCKCGKAFIDFYSFQNHKTTHTGEKPYECKECGKAFSCFTYLSQHKRIHTAEKPYECKTCKKAFSHFGNLKVHERIHSGEKPYECKECRKAFSWLTCLLRHERIHTGKKSYECQQCGKAFTRSRFLQGHERIHTGEKMHECKECGKTLSSLSSLHRHKRTHWRDTL from the exons ATGTGGGAAACCATTAGGAACCTGAACTGTATAG GAATGAAATGGGAAGACACAGACGTTGAAGATCAGCACAAAAATCCCAGGAGGAGCCTAAG ATGTCTTATCGTAGAGAGATTCAGTGAAAGTAACCAGATTCCAGGTAGTACTGTGAATGAAAAAACTCGTGGAGTAGATCCCTGTGAAAGCAGTGTGCATGGAGAAGTCATCATGGGTTGTTCATTCCTTAATTGCTACATCACGTTTGATGCTGGACACAAACCAGATGAGTGTCAGGAATATGGAGAAAAGCCACATACACATAAACAATGTGGGACAACCTTCAATTATCACCACTCTTTTCAAACACAGGAAAGACCTCACACTGGAAAGAAACGCTATGattgtaaggaatgtgggaaaacctTCAGTTCTTCGGGAAACCTTCGAAGACACATAATAGTACAACGTGGAGGTGGACCTTATATATGTAAGTTGTGTGGAAAAGCCTTTTTTTGGCCTAGTTTATTTCGTATACATGaaagaactcacactggagagaaaccgtaTGAATGTAAGCAGTGTTTTAAAGCCTTCCGTATTTACAGTTCCTATCTAAGACATgaaagaacacacactggggagaAACCATATGAATGCAAGCACTGTTCTAAAGCCTTCCCTGATTACAGTTCCTATGTAAGACATGaaagaactcacactggagagaaaccttatacATGTAAACAATGTGGAAGAGCCTTCAGTGTTTCCAGTTCCCTTCGAATACATGaaagaactcacactggagagaaaccctatgaatgtcagCAATGTGGGAAAGCATTTCATCATCTGGGAAGCTTTCAAAGACACATGATAAGGCACACTGGAGATGGACCTCATAAATGTAAGATATGTGGGAGAGGCTTTGATTGTCCTAGTTCACTGCAAAGTCATGaaagaactcacactggagagaaaccctatgaatgcaaGCAGTGTGGAAAAGCATTATCTCATCGCTCAAGCTTTCGAAGTCACATGATAATGCACACTGGAGATGGACCTCATAAATGCAAGgtatgtgggaaagcctttgtTTATCCCAGTGTATTTCAAAGACATGAAAGGActcatactggtgagaaaccctatgaatgtaaggaatgtggtaAAGCCTTCCGTATTTCTAGTTCCCTTCGAAGGCATGAAACAACTCATACTGGAGggaaaccctataaatgtaaatgtgggaaagcctttattgatttctattcctttcaaaatcacaaaacaactcacactggagagaagccatatgagtgtaaggaatgtgggaaagcatTCAGTTGTTTCACATACCTTTCTCAACATAAAAGGATCCACACAGCTGAAAAACCTTATGAGTGTAAAACATGTAAGAAAGCCTTCAGTCATTTTGGTAACTTAAAAGTCCATGAAAGGATTCACTCTGGAGAGAAACcgtatgaatgtaaggaatgcaGGAAAGCATTCTCTTGGCTCACTTGCCTTCTACGACATGAAAGAATTCACACTGGAAAGAAATCTTATGAATGTCAACAATGTGGTAAAGCTTTCACTCGTTCCCGTTTCCTTCAAGGACATGAAAggattcacactggagagaagatgcatgaatgtaaggaatgtgggaaaacacTGAGTTCTCTCAGTTCCTTGCATAGACATAAAAGGACTCACTGGAGAGATACTCTATAA
- the ZNF442 gene encoding zinc finger protein 442 isoform X3: protein MLAAGSLGENPGHRGSREMDSVAFEDVAVNFTREEWALLGPSQKTLYRDVMWETIRNLNCIGMKWEDTDVEDQHKNPRRSLRCLIVERFSESNQIPGSTVNEKTRGVDPCESSVHGEVIMGCSFLNCYITFDAGHKPDECQEYGEKPHTHKQCGTTFNYHHSFQTQERPHTGKKRYDCKECGKTFSSSGNLRRHIIVQRGGGPYICKLCGKAFFWPSLFRIHERTHTGEKPYECKQCFKAFPFPDYSSYVRHERTHTGEKPYTCKQCGRAFSVSSSLRIHERTHTGEKPYECQQCGKAFHCPSSLQSHERTHTGEKPYECKQCGKALSHRSSFRSHMIMHTGDGPHKCKVCGKAFVYPSVFQRHERTHTGEKPYECKECGKAFRISSSLRRHETTHTGGKPYKCKCGKAFIDFYSFQNHKTTHTGEKPYECKECGKAFSCFTYLSQHKRIHTAEKPYECKTCKKAFSHFGNLKVHERIHSGEKPYECKECRKAFSWLTCLLRHERIHTGKKSYECQQCGKAFTRSRFLQGHERIHTGEKMHECKECGKTLSSLSSLHRHKRTHWRDTL, encoded by the exons ATGCTGGCAGCGGGGAGCCTTGGGGAGAACCCGGGACACCGCGGAAGCCGGGAAATG GATTCAGTTGcctttgaggatgtggctgtgaacttCACCCGGGAAGAGTGGGCTTTGCTGGGTCCATCACAGAAGACTCTGTACAGAGATGTGATGTGGGAAACCATTAGGAACCTGAACTGTATAG GAATGAAATGGGAAGACACAGACGTTGAAGATCAGCACAAAAATCCCAGGAGGAGCCTAAG ATGTCTTATCGTAGAGAGATTCAGTGAAAGTAACCAGATTCCAGGTAGTACTGTGAATGAAAAAACTCGTGGAGTAGATCCCTGTGAAAGCAGTGTGCATGGAGAAGTCATCATGGGTTGTTCATTCCTTAATTGCTACATCACGTTTGATGCTGGACACAAACCAGATGAGTGTCAGGAATATGGAGAAAAGCCACATACACATAAACAATGTGGGACAACCTTCAATTATCACCACTCTTTTCAAACACAGGAAAGACCTCACACTGGAAAGAAACGCTATGattgtaaggaatgtgggaaaacctTCAGTTCTTCGGGAAACCTTCGAAGACACATAATAGTACAACGTGGAGGTGGACCTTATATATGTAAGTTGTGTGGAAAAGCCTTTTTTTGGCCTAGTTTATTTCGTATACATGaaagaactcacactggagagaaaccgtaTGAATGTAAGCAGTGTTTTAAAGCCTTCC CCTTCCCTGATTACAGTTCCTATGTAAGACATGaaagaactcacactggagagaaaccttatacATGTAAACAATGTGGAAGAGCCTTCAGTGTTTCCAGTTCCCTTCGAATACATGaaagaactcacactggagagaaaccctatgaatgtcagCAATGTGGGAAAGCATTTC ATTGTCCTAGTTCACTGCAAAGTCATGaaagaactcacactggagagaaaccctatgaatgcaaGCAGTGTGGAAAAGCATTATCTCATCGCTCAAGCTTTCGAAGTCACATGATAATGCACACTGGAGATGGACCTCATAAATGCAAGgtatgtgggaaagcctttgtTTATCCCAGTGTATTTCAAAGACATGAAAGGActcatactggtgagaaaccctatgaatgtaaggaatgtggtaAAGCCTTCCGTATTTCTAGTTCCCTTCGAAGGCATGAAACAACTCATACTGGAGggaaaccctataaatgtaaatgtgggaaagcctttattgatttctattcctttcaaaatcacaaaacaactcacactggagagaagccatatgagtgtaaggaatgtgggaaagcatTCAGTTGTTTCACATACCTTTCTCAACATAAAAGGATCCACACAGCTGAAAAACCTTATGAGTGTAAAACATGTAAGAAAGCCTTCAGTCATTTTGGTAACTTAAAAGTCCATGAAAGGATTCACTCTGGAGAGAAACcgtatgaatgtaaggaatgcaGGAAAGCATTCTCTTGGCTCACTTGCCTTCTACGACATGAAAGAATTCACACTGGAAAGAAATCTTATGAATGTCAACAATGTGGTAAAGCTTTCACTCGTTCCCGTTTCCTTCAAGGACATGAAAggattcacactggagagaagatgcatgaatgtaaggaatgtgggaaaacacTGAGTTCTCTCAGTTCCTTGCATAGACATAAAAGGACTCACTGGAGAGATACTCTATAA